The proteins below come from a single Natrinema sp. SYSU A 869 genomic window:
- a CDS encoding oxidoreductase: MGWTADKIPDQSGRTVVITGANSGIGREATRELARNGATVIMATRSTERGEDAASDIREDVPDADLRVEECDLGDLESVRAFAERLEGETIDVLINNAGVMAIPKSETDNGFETQFGVNHLGHFALTGLLLENLATDEGDPARVVTVSSGVHESGEIDFDDLQGEDSYDKWGAYAQSKLANVLFAYELERRFLTAEMNAESMAVHPGYANTQLQFRGPEQSGSRLRMAAMKLMNTVVAQSAEMGALPTLYAATAPEAEGGAYYGPGGFQNMRGAPERQASSNRSYDEETARRLWEVSEELTGVSYDLPEPKAETAV, translated from the coding sequence ATGGGTTGGACAGCCGACAAGATCCCCGATCAGAGCGGACGCACAGTCGTCATCACGGGCGCGAACAGCGGCATCGGCCGCGAAGCTACTCGAGAACTCGCGCGCAACGGTGCGACAGTGATCATGGCCACTCGGAGCACCGAGCGCGGCGAGGACGCAGCCAGCGATATCCGCGAGGACGTTCCCGACGCCGACCTCCGCGTCGAGGAGTGCGATCTGGGCGACCTTGAGTCCGTTCGCGCCTTCGCAGAGCGCCTCGAGGGTGAGACGATCGACGTCCTGATCAACAACGCGGGCGTGATGGCGATCCCCAAGTCCGAGACTGACAACGGCTTCGAGACTCAGTTCGGCGTCAACCACCTCGGTCACTTCGCGCTGACCGGGCTCCTCCTCGAGAATTTGGCGACCGACGAGGGCGACCCGGCACGGGTCGTCACCGTCTCGAGCGGGGTTCACGAGAGCGGCGAGATCGACTTCGACGACCTCCAAGGCGAGGACTCCTACGACAAGTGGGGCGCCTACGCCCAGTCGAAACTGGCGAATGTGCTATTCGCGTACGAACTCGAGCGGCGATTTCTCACTGCAGAGATGAACGCCGAAAGCATGGCGGTGCATCCGGGCTACGCGAACACACAGTTGCAGTTCCGCGGACCCGAACAGAGCGGCAGTCGGCTCCGAATGGCGGCGATGAAACTGATGAACACGGTGGTCGCGCAGTCGGCCGAAATGGGCGCGCTGCCGACGCTGTATGCTGCGACCGCGCCCGAGGCCGAGGGCGGCGCGTACTACGGCCCCGGCGGGTTCCAGAACATGCGCGGCGCGCCCGAACGGCAGGCCTCCTCGAATCGCTCCTACGACGAGGAGACAGCTCGCCGGTTGTGGGAGGTCTCGGAAGAACTGACCGGCGTCAGCTACGACCTGCCGGAACCGAAGGCCGAGACCGCAGTGTAA
- a CDS encoding DUF6498-containing protein, producing the protein MATDAQSTGRTAFIPVLVGNLLPLSGIVFLEWEPAQVLFVYWIEIGLFVVLYSGLVLFAEREPRPDERNVSPPTVSIPFLDISSDPIQLFDRLPPIYPRNVRYAIGLLVWGMVFWWCLALMMIVLPSHETLELSSSGEGVPIGDVISVVAAAFSPLVFGNVIVLLVSQLVTIRREFFGQQTYTRLSAPMIAEIPVRVIVFWFLLAIFAQLVFPLLLWPLYAAFDTVRVTEIAICALVISGKLTVEWSTFRSRWVAKSDGIARWFSHEDLQSGQ; encoded by the coding sequence ATGGCCACGGATGCACAGTCAACTGGTCGAACTGCGTTCATACCCGTTCTCGTCGGTAATCTGCTTCCACTTTCCGGAATCGTGTTTCTCGAGTGGGAGCCAGCGCAAGTGCTGTTCGTCTACTGGATCGAAATCGGTCTCTTTGTCGTCCTCTATAGTGGATTAGTGCTATTTGCAGAACGGGAGCCACGACCGGATGAGCGGAATGTTTCCCCGCCGACCGTTTCGATACCGTTCTTAGACATTAGTTCTGATCCGATACAGCTGTTTGATCGACTGCCGCCGATCTACCCTCGAAACGTCCGCTACGCTATCGGATTGTTGGTCTGGGGGATGGTCTTCTGGTGGTGTCTCGCCCTCATGATGATTGTATTGCCATCGCACGAGACACTCGAACTATCGTCTAGTGGGGAGGGTGTCCCCATCGGAGACGTGATTTCCGTCGTTGCGGCCGCCTTCTCTCCGCTTGTTTTCGGAAACGTGATCGTGCTGCTCGTCTCACAGCTCGTGACGATCCGTCGAGAGTTCTTCGGCCAGCAAACGTATACACGGCTCTCAGCGCCGATGATTGCTGAAATCCCGGTACGGGTGATCGTCTTCTGGTTCCTGCTGGCGATATTCGCACAGCTCGTGTTCCCGCTGCTACTCTGGCCGCTGTATGCCGCGTTCGATACGGTTCGAGTCACCGAAATCGCCATTTGCGCACTCGTGATTTCCGGCAAACTCACGGTCGAGTGGTCGACCTTCCGGTCACGCTGGGTCGCGAAGTCCGATGGTATTGCCCGATGGTTCTCCCATGAAGACCTCCAATCGGGTCAGTGA
- a CDS encoding ferredoxin, producing the protein MSDDGIQQASDVGSADAPPIEEKPYKIIFEANKCFGAGKCAEVSDNWEMSIASGMAQPNEYFIDEDDLEHNVRAAEICPAKKDDGCIHVVDRRTDEEIAPDPHGDGTLSVDW; encoded by the coding sequence ATGAGCGATGACGGCATTCAGCAAGCCAGCGACGTCGGTTCGGCCGACGCGCCGCCGATCGAGGAGAAGCCCTACAAGATAATCTTCGAGGCCAACAAGTGCTTCGGCGCGGGCAAGTGCGCCGAAGTAAGCGACAACTGGGAGATGTCCATCGCGTCGGGCATGGCCCAGCCGAACGAGTACTTCATTGACGAGGACGACCTCGAGCACAATGTCCGCGCCGCGGAGATCTGTCCGGCGAAGAAAGACGACGGCTGCATCCACGTCGTCGACCGCCGGACCGATGAGGAGATCGCACCCGATCCACACGGCGATGGCACGCTGAGCGTCGACTGGTAG
- a CDS encoding aldehyde dehydrogenase family protein, with product MIDLPLAPESGWESLYLAGDWVATGDRDTIAVENPYTREVLATVPAATEDDVDRAYEAAADAQESWARQPPQARAGPINAAIEFVGDHREEIADLLARESGSTQVKCEAELGTARGMMQQASSYPFRMDGQHMDSITPGKENIAEQVPVGVVGVISPWNFPLHLSMRAVAPAIAAGNSVVLKPASNTPITGGLLLARIFEEAGIPDGVLNVVPGRGSEIGDAVAGHEIPRVLAFTGSTEIGQRVAEKAASTCTLPALELGGNNVHVVTENADLDRAVDSGVFGSFLHQGQACISINRHLVHESLYDDYVDALTDRAASLPTGDPTADDTIIGPIIDEGQRDQIVDYIEASIDEGATLETGGESDGLVVEPTVLSDADNGMAAAENEHFGPIAPVIPYSSDAAAIELANDTIHGLSGSVHSEDIAQARRIADGIDTGMIHINDQPINDEPHVPFGGMKQSGMGRYNGEQILEEVTTTKLVSVQHEPREYPF from the coding sequence ATGATTGATCTCCCTCTGGCACCCGAGAGCGGCTGGGAGTCGCTGTACCTCGCAGGCGACTGGGTCGCCACCGGTGATCGGGACACGATCGCCGTCGAGAACCCCTACACACGCGAGGTGCTCGCGACCGTTCCGGCGGCCACCGAGGACGATGTCGATCGGGCCTACGAGGCCGCGGCCGATGCACAGGAAAGCTGGGCTCGGCAGCCGCCGCAGGCGCGGGCGGGCCCGATCAACGCCGCAATCGAGTTCGTCGGCGACCACCGTGAGGAGATCGCCGACCTACTGGCTCGCGAGTCCGGCAGTACGCAGGTCAAGTGCGAGGCCGAGTTGGGGACCGCGCGAGGGATGATGCAGCAGGCGTCGAGCTATCCCTTCCGGATGGACGGCCAGCACATGGACTCGATCACGCCGGGCAAGGAGAACATCGCTGAGCAAGTGCCGGTCGGCGTCGTCGGCGTCATCTCCCCGTGGAACTTCCCGCTGCACCTCTCGATGCGGGCGGTCGCGCCGGCCATCGCGGCCGGGAATTCGGTCGTGCTCAAGCCCGCCTCGAACACGCCAATCACAGGCGGTCTGCTTCTCGCGCGGATCTTCGAAGAAGCCGGCATCCCGGACGGCGTCCTCAACGTCGTTCCCGGCCGCGGCTCCGAGATCGGCGATGCGGTTGCCGGCCACGAGATTCCGCGGGTGCTGGCCTTTACCGGCTCGACCGAAATCGGTCAGCGTGTCGCCGAGAAAGCCGCCAGTACCTGCACGCTGCCTGCTCTCGAGCTCGGCGGGAACAACGTCCATGTCGTCACGGAGAACGCGGATCTGGATCGCGCCGTCGATAGCGGCGTCTTTGGCTCGTTTCTCCACCAGGGTCAGGCCTGCATTTCGATCAATCGCCATCTCGTCCACGAGTCGCTGTACGACGACTACGTGGACGCGCTCACCGATCGGGCCGCCTCGCTGCCGACCGGCGATCCGACGGCCGACGACACGATCATCGGCCCGATCATCGACGAGGGCCAGCGCGACCAGATCGTCGACTACATCGAGGCATCGATCGACGAGGGCGCGACCCTCGAGACCGGCGGCGAGTCGGACGGCCTCGTCGTCGAACCGACCGTGCTCTCGGACGCCGACAACGGCATGGCCGCAGCGGAAAACGAGCACTTTGGGCCCATCGCACCTGTCATCCCCTACTCGAGCGACGCGGCCGCGATCGAACTGGCAAACGATACGATCCACGGCCTCTCGGGCTCGGTCCACAGCGAGGACATAGCGCAGGCCCGTCGGATCGCGGACGGGATCGACACGGGGATGATCCACATCAACGACCAGCCGATCAACGACGAACCCCACGTCCCCTTCGGCGGGATGAAACAGTCCGGCATGGGCCGGTACAACGGCGAGCAGATCCTTGAGGAAGTGACGACGACGAAACTGGTCTCGGTCCAGCACGAGCCCCGTGAGTATCCGTTCTGA